Proteins encoded in a region of the Isoalcanivorax pacificus W11-5 genome:
- a CDS encoding BrnA antitoxin family protein, translated as MKDEYDFSRLKGRKNPYAAKLKKPVTIRLSEDVIDYFKHMAEESGVPYQSLINLYLRDCAIHHRKVDIQWHS; from the coding sequence ATGAAAGATGAATACGATTTCTCCAGACTGAAGGGCCGCAAGAATCCTTATGCGGCCAAACTGAAGAAGCCGGTCACGATCCGGCTCAGTGAGGATGTGATTGATTACTTCAAGCACATGGCAGAAGAGTCTGGCGTGCCCTATCAGAGCCTGATCAATCTCTATCTGCGCGATTGCGCCATCCATCACCGCAAGGTCGATATCCAGTGGCACTCCTGA
- a CDS encoding BrnT family toxin, with product MLRFSWDAAKAHSNLKKHGVSFEEARSVFYDEFAIQFEDDSHSGEQRFLLLGMSRAGRVLVVVHCERGPDGEELRIISARRATGRERQHYQGEPL from the coding sequence ATGCTTAGGTTTAGCTGGGATGCAGCCAAGGCGCACTCAAATCTGAAGAAGCACGGCGTTTCCTTTGAGGAGGCGCGATCGGTGTTTTACGATGAGTTTGCCATACAGTTTGAGGATGACAGCCATTCAGGCGAGCAGCGTTTTTTGCTGCTGGGCATGAGTCGCGCTGGTCGTGTGCTTGTTGTGGTGCACTGCGAGCGAGGACCAGATGGTGAGGAACTCAGGATTATTTCGGCACGGAGAGCCACCGGGCGAGAGCGCCAGCACTACCAGGGTGAGCCGTTATGA
- the sfsA gene encoding DNA/RNA nuclease SfsA, with the protein MKFDPPLARGRLLRRYKRFMADIIADDGRELTLHCPNTGSMKFCTPEQGAVLFSDSGNPKRKYRHTWEAVQVAHGHWAGINTSRTNALVAEAILAGRLPSLPNDHVRREVTWGDSRFDLALGEGETPHTLIEVKNVTLGPGPDDDDHGVICFPDAVTERGQKHLRTLMQVVAAGQRAVLVFCVQHTGAREVRPADDIDPRYGALLREAHAAGVEVLAWRTRISPEEMVLDEAVPVRLV; encoded by the coding sequence GTGAAATTCGACCCCCCTCTGGCACGTGGCCGCCTGCTGCGTCGCTATAAACGGTTCATGGCCGACATCATCGCCGACGACGGACGCGAGTTGACGCTGCATTGTCCTAACACCGGCTCAATGAAATTCTGTACACCGGAACAGGGTGCCGTGCTGTTTTCCGACAGCGGCAACCCGAAGCGAAAGTATCGCCATACCTGGGAAGCGGTACAGGTGGCGCACGGTCATTGGGCCGGCATCAATACCAGCCGCACCAATGCGCTGGTAGCGGAGGCGATTCTGGCGGGGCGTTTGCCCAGTTTGCCGAATGATCATGTGCGCCGTGAAGTGACCTGGGGGGATAGCCGTTTTGATCTGGCACTGGGTGAGGGCGAGACGCCGCACACGCTGATCGAAGTGAAAAACGTGACGCTGGGGCCGGGCCCGGATGATGACGACCACGGTGTGATCTGCTTTCCCGACGCGGTGACCGAACGCGGGCAAAAGCACCTGCGAACACTGATGCAGGTGGTGGCCGCCGGCCAGCGTGCCGTGCTGGTGTTCTGCGTGCAGCACACCGGGGCGCGCGAGGTACGTCCGGCGGACGATATTGATCCCCGTTACGGCGCACTGCTGCGCGAGGCACATGCGGCAGGTGTTGAGGTGCTGGCTTGGCGTACGCGAATTTCACCGGAAGAAATGGTGCTGGATGAGGCGGTGCCGGTGAGGCTTGTGTAG
- a CDS encoding aminotransferase class I/II-fold pyridoxal phosphate-dependent enzyme has translation MITERFPRAARCDRIAPFHVMALVERAQALAAAGHDVIHLGVGEPDFATPPAIVEAGRAALSAGQTRYTPAIGIPALREAIAGFYQTRFGVTVSPERIVVTPGASGGLQLLMAAMVGPGDGVLLSDPGYPCNRHFVELVSATPQPLVLSAAAGWRIDPAAVAAAWQPHTRVAMFASPDNPTGNVLSREQIRGLAAVARERNGALIIDEIYQGLVYEQPAETALAVAPEALVLNSFSKYFGMTGWRLGWVVAPPALVPDLDRMAQNFFLSPSAPAQYAALAAFQPDTLAELERRRQVLAERRACLLEKLPAMGLKVVGNPAGAFYLYLDVSAVTDDSYAFSRALLEQAHVALTPGVDFGPGHQPSRYLRVAYTCDLPRLEEALARLSRFMETL, from the coding sequence GTGATCACCGAACGATTTCCCCGCGCTGCACGCTGTGACCGGATTGCGCCCTTTCATGTCATGGCGCTGGTGGAGCGTGCCCAGGCCCTGGCCGCCGCCGGCCATGATGTGATCCACCTGGGCGTCGGCGAGCCGGATTTCGCGACGCCGCCGGCCATTGTCGAGGCCGGCCGCGCGGCGCTCTCGGCGGGCCAGACCCGCTATACCCCGGCGATCGGCATCCCGGCGTTGCGCGAGGCGATCGCCGGCTTTTATCAGACGCGCTTCGGGGTGACCGTCTCGCCGGAGCGGATCGTCGTCACGCCCGGTGCCTCCGGGGGGCTGCAACTGCTGATGGCGGCTATGGTCGGGCCGGGCGACGGCGTGCTGCTCAGCGACCCCGGCTATCCCTGCAACCGCCATTTCGTCGAACTGGTCAGCGCCACCCCGCAACCGCTGGTGCTGTCGGCGGCCGCAGGCTGGCGCATCGATCCTGCCGCCGTGGCGGCGGCCTGGCAGCCGCATACCCGCGTGGCCATGTTTGCCTCGCCGGACAATCCCACCGGCAATGTGCTCAGCCGTGAGCAGATCCGGGGGCTGGCGGCGGTGGCGCGGGAGCGCAATGGCGCTCTGATCATCGACGAGATCTATCAGGGGCTGGTGTATGAACAGCCGGCAGAGACCGCGCTGGCGGTGGCGCCGGAGGCGCTGGTGCTGAACAGCTTCAGCAAATACTTCGGCATGACCGGCTGGCGGCTGGGCTGGGTGGTGGCGCCGCCGGCGCTGGTGCCGGACCTGGACCGCATGGCACAGAACTTTTTCCTGTCGCCCTCGGCCCCGGCGCAGTACGCCGCGCTGGCCGCCTTCCAGCCGGACACACTGGCGGAGCTTGAGCGCCGTCGCCAGGTGCTGGCGGAGCGCCGTGCCTGCCTGCTGGAAAAGCTTCCGGCGATGGGCCTGAAGGTGGTCGGCAACCCGGCCGGGGCCTTTTACCTGTATCTGGATGTCTCGGCCGTCACCGACGACAGCTATGCGTTCAGCCGCGCGTTGCTGGAGCAGGCGCATGTGGCCCTCACGCCGGGGGTGGATTTTGGCCCTGGGCATCAGCCGTCGCGTTACCTGCGGGTGGCCTATACCTGTGACCTGCCACGCCTGGAAGAAGCGCTGGCACGGCTGAGCCGATTCATGGAGACGCTGTGA
- the dksA gene encoding RNA polymerase-binding protein DksA, with protein sequence MDIPAPKPGMLIHGFTPYIPAKGEEYMSEEQYTHFRRILIAWRQELMEEADRTMHHLQDEAANLPDPADRATQEEEFALELRTRDRERKLLKKIEKALDKIDTGDYGYCEACGVEIGVRRLEARPTAELCIDCKELAEIKEKQLAG encoded by the coding sequence ATGGACATTCCGGCCCCGAAGCCGGGCATGCTGATTCACGGTTTTACGCCCTACATCCCCGCCAAAGGCGAGGAGTACATGAGCGAGGAGCAGTACACGCACTTCCGCCGCATCCTGATCGCCTGGCGCCAGGAACTGATGGAGGAAGCAGACCGCACCATGCATCACCTGCAGGATGAAGCGGCCAACCTGCCCGATCCGGCAGACCGCGCCACCCAGGAAGAAGAATTTGCCCTGGAACTGCGCACCCGCGACCGCGAGCGCAAACTGCTGAAGAAGATCGAGAAGGCGCTCGACAAGATCGACACCGGCGACTACGGCTACTGCGAAGCCTGCGGTGTGGAAATCGGTGTGCGTCGCCTGGAGGCACGCCCCACCGCCGAGCTGTGCATCGACTGCAAGGAGCTGGCGGAAATCAAGGAAAAGCAACTGGCAGGCTGA
- the gluQRS gene encoding tRNA glutamyl-Q(34) synthetase GluQRS has protein sequence MTTYRGRFAPTPSGPLHLGSLMTAVASYLEARAQQGTWLVRVDDIDPPREVPGAADTILRQLAQHGLHWDEPVRYQSRRHEAYQAAVDTLLGRGQAFYCTLSRRALAELGGVHPGPSVAVATAHDSAVRLAVPDTPVAFTDRLQGPQSFALRDTEGAFVIRRRDGLYAYQLACAVDDADDGITDVLRGVDLIDSTPRQLHVLDCLARPRPRYGHLPVLVGTDGQKLSKSTGAAALGDDATANMALILRRLGLALPAELTGAPCPAQLAWALPHWTLNRLTGQQACPLPP, from the coding sequence GTGACGACGTATCGCGGCCGCTTTGCGCCCACCCCGTCGGGACCGTTGCACCTCGGTTCGCTGATGACCGCCGTGGCCAGCTATCTGGAAGCGCGTGCGCAGCAGGGCACCTGGCTGGTGCGCGTGGACGATATCGATCCGCCCCGCGAAGTGCCCGGCGCGGCCGACACGATTCTGCGGCAGCTGGCACAGCATGGCCTGCACTGGGATGAGCCGGTGCGCTATCAGAGCCGGCGACATGAGGCCTATCAGGCGGCGGTCGACACCCTGCTGGGCCGTGGCCAGGCTTTTTATTGCACGCTGTCCCGGCGTGCGCTGGCCGAACTCGGCGGGGTGCATCCCGGCCCGTCGGTGGCGGTGGCCACCGCACACGACAGCGCTGTCCGGCTGGCGGTGCCCGATACACCCGTGGCCTTCACCGACCGGCTGCAAGGCCCGCAGTCGTTTGCGCTGCGCGACACCGAAGGCGCCTTCGTGATTCGCCGCCGCGATGGCCTGTACGCCTACCAGCTGGCCTGCGCGGTGGACGATGCCGACGATGGCATCACCGATGTGCTGCGCGGTGTGGACCTGATCGACTCCACCCCGCGCCAGTTGCATGTACTGGATTGCCTCGCTCGCCCACGGCCGCGCTACGGGCACCTGCCCGTGCTGGTCGGCACCGACGGCCAGAAGCTGTCAAAATCCACCGGCGCGGCGGCACTGGGTGACGATGCCACCGCCAACATGGCGCTGATCCTGCGCCGGTTGGGCCTCGCGCTCCCGGCGGAACTCACCGGGGCGCCCTGCCCGGCGCAACTGGCCTGGGCCCTGCCACACTGGACGCTCAACCGATTGACCGGACAACAGGCGTGCCCACTGCCGCCCTGA
- a CDS encoding sensor histidine kinase translates to MAYSFSQVFLIALGYLLFLFMVAWITDRGWLPARLVRHPAVYVFSLGVYASAWAIYGSIGYAHQYGYNFLAYFLGISGVFMLAPILLAPILRLTTTHQLGSLADLFAFRYRSRLVGGMTALMMLIGMLPLLSLQIKAVAESIQLLTGEDDPGGLAFWFCLLITLFAILFGARHATAREKHEGLVVAIATESLIKVVALVTLTLLGLFGVFGGPGGLSEWLQQHPEALTNLYHPLQDGTWHSMILAFFVSAVVMPHMFYMAFTENLNPRALMTASWGLPLLLLVMALCIPIILWAAAAANVVATPDYYAIAVGSLSGRHGALLAYVAGLAGASGMLIVATLALSSMTLNHLVLPARTRPLDESLYRWLLWARRLLICGILALAYLFYVAAGDRHTLTELAVLSFVATLQFVPGLIGALFWPGANRNGLFCGLVAGFVVWALALLLPMLFPSWQPTELFELLEISRRSPAAQWHHVAMASIIANSVVFALVSLFTRTSSAERNAADTCAVDSLRRPFRWELEADSVDDFVQSLTDPLGPVTAEREVNLALRDLNLTRAETRPYALRRLRDQVETNLSGLLGPSVAHQIVDDHLPYKPQAESESSEDIQFIESRLEQYRDRLSGLAAELDSLRRFHRQTLLELPMGVISLGADGEIIGWNLAMEQLTGISARRTIGSRLSSLPPPWNALLYSFAQGDSPREPQAEFTQHGQQRILSLHKSQVQGAMPGERAGGQVIVIEEVTDLHAMEARLTHNERLASIGRLAAGVAHEIGNPVTAIACLAQNLDHEVESGEIRQAATQIVEQTRRISRIVESLVTFSHSGGTQFAVQGPVSLDDTVTEAINLLRLDPDRRGQVFANHCNPEHRVRGDNQRLLQVFVNLLANAADASPDDAPITVRSRMLEQTVEVEIEDRGHGIPPELRDTLFEPFVTSKPAGRGTGLGLALVYSIIEDHFGSIRAESPVAGQRGTRFIITLPGFSEEA, encoded by the coding sequence ATGGCCTATAGTTTCTCGCAGGTGTTCCTGATTGCGCTGGGCTACCTGCTGTTTTTGTTCATGGTGGCCTGGATCACCGATCGCGGCTGGCTGCCGGCACGGCTGGTGCGGCACCCGGCGGTGTACGTGTTCTCGCTCGGCGTGTATGCCAGCGCCTGGGCCATCTACGGCAGCATCGGCTACGCGCACCAGTACGGCTACAACTTCCTGGCCTATTTCCTCGGCATCTCCGGCGTGTTCATGCTGGCACCGATCCTGCTGGCGCCGATCCTGCGCCTGACCACCACCCACCAGCTCGGCTCACTGGCGGACCTGTTTGCGTTCCGCTATCGCAGCCGGCTGGTCGGCGGCATGACCGCACTGATGATGCTGATCGGCATGCTGCCGCTGCTGTCGCTGCAGATCAAAGCCGTGGCCGAATCGATCCAGTTGCTCACCGGCGAAGACGATCCCGGCGGGCTGGCGTTCTGGTTCTGCCTGCTGATCACCCTGTTCGCGATCCTGTTCGGTGCGCGCCACGCCACCGCGCGGGAAAAACACGAAGGGCTGGTCGTCGCCATCGCCACCGAATCGCTGATCAAGGTGGTGGCGCTGGTGACGCTGACGCTGCTCGGCCTGTTCGGTGTATTCGGCGGGCCGGGCGGCCTGAGCGAGTGGCTGCAACAGCACCCGGAAGCGCTGACCAACCTGTACCACCCGCTGCAGGACGGCACCTGGCATTCGATGATCCTGGCGTTCTTCGTCTCCGCGGTAGTGATGCCGCACATGTTCTACATGGCCTTTACCGAGAACCTGAACCCGCGCGCGCTGATGACGGCGAGCTGGGGCCTGCCGCTGCTGCTGCTGGTCATGGCACTGTGCATTCCGATCATCCTGTGGGCCGCCGCCGCCGCCAACGTGGTCGCCACGCCGGACTACTACGCCATCGCCGTGGGCAGCCTCAGCGGTCGCCACGGCGCCCTGCTTGCCTACGTGGCCGGGCTGGCCGGCGCCAGCGGCATGCTGATCGTGGCCACGCTGGCACTGTCCTCCATGACCCTCAATCACCTGGTGCTGCCGGCACGCACCCGGCCGCTGGACGAGAGCCTGTACCGCTGGCTGCTGTGGGCGCGGCGGCTGCTGATCTGCGGCATCCTGGCACTGGCCTATCTGTTCTACGTCGCCGCCGGCGACCGCCACACGCTGACCGAACTGGCGGTGCTGTCCTTCGTCGCCACGCTGCAGTTCGTACCGGGGCTGATCGGCGCCCTGTTCTGGCCCGGCGCCAACCGCAACGGGCTGTTCTGCGGCCTGGTGGCGGGCTTCGTGGTGTGGGCGCTGGCTCTGCTGCTGCCGATGCTGTTCCCGTCCTGGCAGCCGACCGAACTGTTTGAGCTGCTGGAGATCAGCCGCCGCTCGCCGGCCGCACAATGGCACCACGTGGCGATGGCCTCGATCATCGCCAACAGCGTGGTGTTCGCCCTGGTGTCGCTGTTTACCCGCACATCCAGTGCCGAGCGCAATGCCGCCGACACCTGCGCCGTGGACAGCCTGCGGCGGCCCTTCCGCTGGGAACTGGAAGCCGACAGCGTGGACGATTTCGTGCAGTCCCTGACCGACCCCCTGGGCCCGGTGACCGCCGAACGCGAAGTAAACCTGGCGCTGCGCGACCTGAACCTGACCCGTGCCGAAACCCGGCCCTATGCGCTGCGCCGCCTGCGCGACCAGGTGGAAACCAACCTCTCCGGCCTGCTCGGGCCGTCGGTGGCGCACCAGATCGTCGACGATCACCTGCCCTACAAGCCACAGGCAGAAAGTGAGTCCAGCGAGGATATCCAGTTCATCGAATCGCGCCTGGAACAGTATCGCGACCGGCTGTCCGGCCTCGCCGCCGAGCTCGACAGCCTGCGCCGCTTCCACCGGCAGACGCTGCTGGAATTGCCGATGGGCGTGATCTCGCTCGGCGCCGACGGCGAGATCATCGGCTGGAACCTGGCCATGGAACAGCTCACCGGCATCAGTGCCCGGCGCACCATCGGCTCACGCCTGAGCTCACTGCCTCCCCCCTGGAATGCGCTGCTGTACAGCTTCGCCCAGGGCGACTCGCCGCGCGAGCCGCAGGCCGAGTTCACACAGCACGGCCAGCAGCGCATCCTCAGCCTGCACAAATCGCAGGTGCAGGGCGCCATGCCCGGCGAGCGCGCCGGCGGGCAGGTGATCGTGATCGAGGAGGTCACGGACCTGCATGCCATGGAAGCACGGCTGACCCACAACGAACGGCTCGCCTCCATCGGCCGGCTGGCCGCTGGCGTGGCGCACGAGATCGGCAACCCGGTCACCGCCATCGCCTGCCTGGCGCAGAACCTGGATCATGAAGTGGAGAGCGGCGAAATCCGGCAGGCCGCCACCCAGATCGTCGAGCAGACCCGGCGCATCAGCCGTATCGTCGAATCCCTGGTGACTTTCAGCCACAGTGGCGGCACCCAGTTTGCGGTGCAGGGGCCAGTGTCCCTGGACGATACCGTGACCGAGGCGATCAACCTGCTGCGGCTGGACCCGGACCGGCGCGGCCAGGTATTTGCCAACCACTGCAACCCGGAGCATCGCGTCCGGGGCGACAACCAGCGGCTGCTGCAGGTGTTCGTCAACCTGCTCGCCAACGCCGCTGACGCCTCCCCGGACGACGCGCCGATCACGGTACGCAGCCGCATGCTGGAACAGACGGTGGAGGTGGAAATCGAAGACCGTGGGCACGGCATACCGCCGGAGCTGCGCGACACCCTGTTCGAGCCCTTTGTCACCAGCAAACCCGCAGGCCGGGGCACGGGCCTTGGTCTGGCACTGGTTTACAGTATCATTGAGGACCATTTTGGCAGCATCCGCGCGGAAAGCCCGGTGGCTGGCCAACGTGGCACACGCTTCATCATCACACTGCCGGGCTTCTCTGAAGAGGCCTGA
- a CDS encoding sigma-54-dependent transcriptional regulator — translation MSHILIVEDEPVIRGALRKLLERHEHTVVEAASAEAAREYDLANFDLIISDLRLPGASGTELISLARPTPVLIMTSYASLRSAVDAMRQGAVDYIAKPFDHDEMVLAVDRILKEGTLKRKNEALRNDVARNYPVQEMLGECPAMQELFRRIEKIAPTETSVLITGEAGTGKELVARALHERSSRRRGPLVVLNCAAMPGPQLEAELFGHEKDALPGADDTKRGLVEAADGGTLFLDEVGELSMDAQVRLLHLLQDGESTRLGALHGRPLDVRLVVATPRLLDARVAAGQFRKDLYYRLNVLQLSLPPLRERGEDIGLLAHALLSRLCERHNSPELHFDESALEAMNRYSWPGNVRELENAIERAVILADGPSITPDLLAISAEAPAAQPAQPVAASPRRLFQDPQEDLSLEDYFTRFVLENQDAMTETELAQKLGISRKCLWERRQRLGIPRRRSNSVT, via the coding sequence ATGAGCCATATTCTGATTGTCGAGGACGAGCCGGTTATCCGGGGCGCACTGCGCAAGCTGCTGGAGCGGCATGAACACACCGTCGTGGAAGCGGCCTCGGCCGAGGCGGCCCGTGAATACGATCTGGCCAACTTCGACCTGATCATCAGCGACCTGCGCCTGCCGGGCGCCAGCGGCACCGAGCTGATCAGCCTGGCACGGCCCACGCCGGTACTGATCATGACCAGCTACGCCAGCCTGCGCTCGGCGGTGGACGCCATGCGCCAGGGCGCGGTGGACTACATCGCCAAGCCATTCGATCACGACGAAATGGTGCTGGCGGTGGACCGCATCCTCAAGGAAGGCACGCTCAAGCGTAAGAACGAAGCGCTGCGCAACGATGTGGCACGCAACTACCCGGTACAGGAAATGCTCGGCGAATGCCCGGCAATGCAGGAGCTGTTCCGCCGCATCGAGAAGATCGCCCCGACCGAAACCAGTGTGCTGATCACCGGCGAAGCCGGCACCGGCAAGGAACTGGTGGCCCGCGCCCTGCACGAGCGCAGCAGCCGCCGGCGCGGGCCGCTGGTGGTGCTCAACTGCGCCGCCATGCCCGGCCCGCAACTGGAAGCCGAGCTATTCGGCCACGAGAAAGATGCCCTGCCCGGTGCCGACGACACCAAGCGTGGCCTGGTCGAGGCGGCGGATGGCGGCACCCTGTTTCTGGACGAGGTGGGCGAATTGTCGATGGACGCCCAGGTCCGCCTGCTGCATCTGTTGCAGGATGGCGAGAGCACCCGCCTGGGCGCCCTGCATGGCCGGCCGCTGGACGTGCGCCTGGTCGTCGCCACGCCGCGCCTGCTCGACGCCCGTGTGGCGGCCGGGCAGTTCCGCAAGGATCTCTACTACCGCCTGAACGTACTGCAACTGAGCCTGCCGCCGCTGCGCGAACGCGGCGAGGACATCGGCCTGCTGGCCCACGCCCTGCTGTCCCGCCTGTGCGAGCGCCATAACAGCCCCGAATTACATTTTGATGAAAGCGCCCTGGAAGCCATGAACCGCTATAGCTGGCCAGGCAACGTGCGCGAGCTGGAAAATGCCATCGAGCGCGCCGTGATCCTGGCCGACGGGCCATCCATCACCCCCGACCTGCTGGCCATTTCCGCCGAGGCACCGGCCGCCCAGCCGGCGCAACCGGTGGCCGCCAGCCCACGCCGGCTGTTCCAGGACCCGCAGGAAGACCTGTCGCTGGAGGACTACTTCACCCGCTTCGTGCTGGAGAACCAGGACGCCATGACCGAAACCGAGCTGGCCCAGAAACTCGGCATCAGCCG